tttcatcagaaattcaatatatattactcagttcatctatagaaacgtgtataccaaatttcaaaactattagaccagtactttttgagaaatacattttttggccaaaaatggcaaaaaaaaattgccttaaaaatgcaaatttgcatatttctgcacaatttgaacaaatctgaaatagatcatccctagggacatatgtaccaaatatcaaagctatctgactggtagttttgaagaagaagatttttaaagatttttttaccaaaaatgacaaaaattgccttaaaaatacaaatatgcaaatttcaccacgatttgaacaaatctgactgaagtcaccctaagtgaactgcatgtcaaatttcaaagcaatcggacaagcggtttcagagaagaagattttttaccaaaaacaccaaaaattgccccaaaaatacaaatatgcaaatttcaccacgatttgaacaaacttaagtgtggtcaccccaagtgaactgcatataaaatttcaaagcaattggacttgcagtttcagaggagaaggcaattgttgacggacgacgacgacgacgacggacgacggacgacgacggacgacgacggaaaatcaacctatttgataagctccgcgtcgctgacagcggagctaaaaaaatacaatgaaaattgatagtttttgcaaattttgtcgATGGTCATAGCATTTGCATGTTTCAAATTTGCGAGTTCCCACCCAATCCCACCCCTACGTGACTCGAGGACTCGTTTTGGATATATCTACTATACTGTATACACACTCTAAAGCAACTTTAGTAGAAAGTCATACAGCCATGAAAGgagacttgcttcaagtctgtgggcatatacatgtaatatcaacacagagtaaattgaaggaataaaattCAGTAGACTGTCGTGTTTGTGGTGTGGTAGGCTATTCTGTAGATCGATGAGTGAACGTGATGGCCACAGCTAGGCCAGCCATGCAGTcactgctgccgagaaaagccaagagATGGGTCCCAGTCTACCATGGAAGCGAAAATTTGACAATGGTGTTGTACCAGACATCGCTGTTGTTGTATCATCGGTATACATCAATCACTTTGGTTGTAGATTTTCTCAActtgctttaaaattttgcaAGCACTCAGAAGGGCAAAAATAACACCATATTAACAGCagtaaatgtaaaacaaaatatatttgcaatAAACACTGCAAATTGCTATGTCTTTCAGACCTTAGTTAATGGCGACGCTGGTCCTGCGAGCAGTCCCCCGATGTGTACTGCATGAGGCATGGACGGGCGTGGAAACTCAAATGCAAAATCAAAGCAGAAAAATGCCATCTCTGAACTCCCGAGCAGTTCGTGTAGACTTGCGTCCGGCCGTATGTTGTGCGTGTCCTTCAAACTTTTGTATGGTTTCAGCATAACGTGGTTAAATACAAAGTACGATAAGAGGTAATGTCCAAAGTTTCTCAAGCGCTGAACGAAGGTCATTTTGTCCATCAGTCCTGACATCAATGCTGTAACATAGGATGGGTAAGAAGGAATTCCATGGAAAGAACCATCCAGCATTGGGATGATTCTTTGGGTCGAGACAGAGATGAATGGAATATTGAGTTTGTGCACAACCAATGCATGGCAAAGGTGGAAGGAATTGGCCACAATGAGATCGTAATTAGATTCGTCTAATCTCAAGAAAAGGTCATTGTCCTCAAGTAGCATTTCGCAATCAACTGACAGTTGCTTGATGTTAGCAAATATATCCCAGAAATCTACGCTACCGTCAAAGACGCCTCTTGAAGCACGTAAGTACGATTGTATAAAGTCACTATTGAAGATGCTCTGGTATTCCTCAAAGGAGAAGACTGACTTATCCTGCTCAAGCCTCTTGCCGTGTAAGGCATTGAAACCTTCATTGGTGACCATTGTGATGTTGTGTCCTCGTTCGGTCAGTAGTTTGCCGATCTTGGCCATGAACAAGTAGTGACTTCCGACTGGTACCCCAGGCAGAATCAAGATTTTACTACTTGACGACACTTGGAAACACATGATGCAAACCACTGTGCGCATTAGTACGCTGCTTAAAGGCGCCGAACGTCGTTGCAAAATGGAGACCATCATGATGATTAATCTTGTGGAATACGTACGGAAGGTCTTTGTGGTATGAGTACGCCGTGAGCCTAAAGTCACGTTCGAGGTCACAGTTCACAGCTGAAAAGAAAATCACGCCGTCGCCGTTCAGACGACTGTAAGAGTGAACAAGCGTGTTTTGCCCGATGGCAGAGCGACGGATAGGTCAGGGTAAGGTAACGGTGCAGCGGTTACCCTGTGAGCATGGACTAGTACTGCCCAAAGTGTGCAGGCCGCGGTCCAAAAGGCAGAGCGATAAACAATTCAGTTTCAAAGTTCACCTTAGCAAAATTAGCGGCGCTGTTCACTGACAGCTGAGCCCTAATAAGGTCATAAGGTCGAGTCCATTGTCCAGTAAACTATGTTGTCGAACCTTTGCTGAACCctctatacatacatatatacatatatacatatatatatatatatattatatatatatatatatatatatatatatataatatatatatatatatatatatatatagtaaaaagtaaagtaagcctttattgaaatcgtatcccagttgggatcttgatcataaagtacaataaaggttttgcaaaaacaacaatgaatagtttactttgttttttcattttgtcttgtctgagtttaaaacatgtatgtatgtattttcccaattcacatagtgatgctttatctgtccttgaaaagatgcttataaggtcttgtgtgcctctgaatgcgtttttacaaatgtttagtttactgaaaaaatcatgtctaatgtctgtgtagcctttgcaatgaaaaagaaaatgtatctcatcttctacttgtttgttttggcaaattgggcatgctctgtctatgacatcaaggtttctatatctacctgtttctatgtgtagtatgtgtgcactaatgcgtaacttacacagggctgatctgtgatctgggtttttttatgacatgaaggtagctttcgagagagaaatcttttttcaactctctgtatgtgcgaagtttatttttatggtgcccttgtctggtatcatcatgaatcaattcaaatgcacatttttcaaatagctgtttACCTTTTACATTGGAAATCGTTTttaaactgtttgtcattttctatttttatattCATGGCATCTCAAATATTTATGAGCAGCAACGATTGTTTAATTCCTGACACCCAATtatctgtatgtgcattgtCCAGTTGACAACCCAGATCATATGCCTCACGAGTCAGTGT
This DNA window, taken from Ptychodera flava strain L36383 chromosome 4, AS_Pfla_20210202, whole genome shotgun sequence, encodes the following:
- the LOC139131464 gene encoding UDP-glucuronosyltransferase 2B15-like, translated to MMVSILQRRSAPLSSVLMRTVVCIMCFQVSSSSKILILPGVPVGSHYLFMAKIGKLLTERGHNITMVTNEGFNALHGKRLEQDKSVFSFEEYQSIFNSDFIQSYLRASRGVFDGSVDFWDIFANIKQLSVDCEMLLEDNDLFLRLDESNYDLIVANSFHLCHALVVHKLNIPFISVSTQRIIPMLDGSFHGIPSYPSYVTALMSGLMDKMTFVQRLRNFGHYLLSYFVFNHVMLKPYKSLKDTHNIRPDASLHELLGSSEMAFFCFDFAFEFPRPSMPHAVHIGGLLAGPASPLTKDWEEFIGSAENGVVVFSFGSHANIALNPGKAELFVRAFARLPQKVIMRYDGPPPPGVGDNTKLAKWIPQNDLLGHPKTKAFVAHGGMNSVYEAIYHGIPVVGVPLFADNSDNFARLVDRGMALTVDIVTLTEDQLYKAVTTVVHDKSFKENAMRLSRIHRNQPMTAGESAVYWTEYVLRHGGQHLRPASFDLNIFQYFLVDVFAFCLVVCGIVVYIAAKICKLCCHVCRRKEKIQ